Proteins from a single region of Trichoplusia ni isolate ovarian cell line Hi5 chromosome 3, tn1, whole genome shotgun sequence:
- the LOC113509000 gene encoding translational regulator orb2 isoform X2, with amino-acid sequence MSVHTIPLVTPFIRGPRFPYRKSKSPFFPGVEEAAVAGGAAGAGSPSVPDQAQDVVSRLSAAGLSMCVSALGSPARSSPVSAGSEHGERFSRKVFVGGLPPDIDEDEITSSFRRFGPLVVDWPHKAESKSYFPPKGYAFLLFQDESSVAALMEACITDDDKLYLCVSSPTIRDKPVQIRPWRLADADFVLDASMPLDPRKTVFVGGVPRPLKAVELAMIMDRLYGGVCYAGIDTDPELKYPKGAGRVAFSNQQSYIAAISARFVQLQHGDIDKRVEVKPYVLDDQMCDECAGARCGSKFAPFFCANVTCLQYYCEHCWATIHSRPGREFHKPLVKEGADRPRAVPFRWYNALGSSKQQAAHPSLSKPAAAARLF; translated from the exons atgtcggTGCATACTATACCTCTGGTTACACCTTTCATTAGAGGCCCGAGGTTCCCGTACAGAAAGA GCAAGTCGCCGTTCTTCCCCGGCGTGGAGGAGGCGGCAGTggcggggggcgcggccggCGCTGGCTCGCCCTCCGTGCCAGACCAGGCACAGGATGTGGTCTCCAGGCTGTCTGCGGCCG GTCTGTCGATGTGTGTGAGCGCGCTGGGCTCTCCGGCGCGCTCGTCGCCCGTGTCGGCCGGCTCGGAGCACGGCGAGCGGTTCAGCCGCAAGGTGTTCGTCGGGGGCCTGCCGCCGGACATCGATGAGG ACGAGATCACGTCGTCGTTCCGCCGGTTCGGGCCGCTGGTCGTCGACTGGCCGCACAAAGCCGAGAGCAAGAGTTACTTTCCGCCCAAGGGATACGCGTTTCTACTGTTTCAG GACGAGAGCTCGGTGGCGGCGCTGATGGAGGCGTGCATCACGGACGACGACAAGCTGTACCTGTGCGTGTCGTCGCCCACCATCCGCGACAAGCCGGTGCAGATCCGGCCGTGGCGGCTGGCCGACGCGGACTTCGTGCTGGACGCCAGCATGCCGCTCGACCCGCGCAAGACCGTCTTCGTGGGCGGCGTGCCGCGTCCGCTCAAGGCTG TGGAGCTGGCGATGATTATGGACCGGCTGTACGGCGGCGTGTGCTACGCCGGCATCGACACCGATCCCGAGCTCAAGTACCCCAAG GGCGCGGGTCGCGTGGCGTTCTCCAACCAGCAGTCGTACATCGCGGCCATCTCCGCGCGCTTCGTGCAGCTGCAACACGGGGACATCGACAAGCGCGTCgag GTGAAGCCGTACGTGCTGGACGACCAGATGTGCGACGAGTGCGCCGGCGCGCGCTGCGGGTCCAAGTTCGCGCCCTTCTTCTGCGCCAACGTCACCTGTCTGCAG TACTACTGCGAGCACTGCTGGGCGACGATCCACTCCCGCCCGGGCCGCGAGTTCCACAAGCCGCTCGTCAAGGAGGGCGCCGACCGCCCGCGAGCTGTGCCCTTCCGCTGGT ATAACGCACTAGGCAGCAGCAAGCAGCAGGCCGCGCACCCATCGTTATCCAAACCCGCGGCCGCCGCCAGGCTATTTTAG
- the LOC113509000 gene encoding translational regulator orb2 isoform X3 — protein MTMINEHMVSNMAYYGKSPFFPGVEEAAVAGGAAGAGSPSVPDQAQDVVSRLSAAGLSMCVSALGSPARSSPVSAGSEHGERFSRKVFVGGLPPDIDEDEITSSFRRFGPLVVDWPHKAESKSYFPPKGYAFLLFQDESSVAALMEACITDDDKLYLCVSSPTIRDKPVQIRPWRLADADFVLDASMPLDPRKTVFVGGVPRPLKAVELAMIMDRLYGGVCYAGIDTDPELKYPKGAGRVAFSNQQSYIAAISARFVQLQHGDIDKRVEVKPYVLDDQMCDECAGARCGSKFAPFFCANVTCLQYYCEHCWATIHSRPGREFHKPLVKEGADRPRAVPFRWYNALGSSKQQAAHPSLSKPAAAARLF, from the exons GCAAGTCGCCGTTCTTCCCCGGCGTGGAGGAGGCGGCAGTggcggggggcgcggccggCGCTGGCTCGCCCTCCGTGCCAGACCAGGCACAGGATGTGGTCTCCAGGCTGTCTGCGGCCG GTCTGTCGATGTGTGTGAGCGCGCTGGGCTCTCCGGCGCGCTCGTCGCCCGTGTCGGCCGGCTCGGAGCACGGCGAGCGGTTCAGCCGCAAGGTGTTCGTCGGGGGCCTGCCGCCGGACATCGATGAGG ACGAGATCACGTCGTCGTTCCGCCGGTTCGGGCCGCTGGTCGTCGACTGGCCGCACAAAGCCGAGAGCAAGAGTTACTTTCCGCCCAAGGGATACGCGTTTCTACTGTTTCAG GACGAGAGCTCGGTGGCGGCGCTGATGGAGGCGTGCATCACGGACGACGACAAGCTGTACCTGTGCGTGTCGTCGCCCACCATCCGCGACAAGCCGGTGCAGATCCGGCCGTGGCGGCTGGCCGACGCGGACTTCGTGCTGGACGCCAGCATGCCGCTCGACCCGCGCAAGACCGTCTTCGTGGGCGGCGTGCCGCGTCCGCTCAAGGCTG TGGAGCTGGCGATGATTATGGACCGGCTGTACGGCGGCGTGTGCTACGCCGGCATCGACACCGATCCCGAGCTCAAGTACCCCAAG GGCGCGGGTCGCGTGGCGTTCTCCAACCAGCAGTCGTACATCGCGGCCATCTCCGCGCGCTTCGTGCAGCTGCAACACGGGGACATCGACAAGCGCGTCgag GTGAAGCCGTACGTGCTGGACGACCAGATGTGCGACGAGTGCGCCGGCGCGCGCTGCGGGTCCAAGTTCGCGCCCTTCTTCTGCGCCAACGTCACCTGTCTGCAG TACTACTGCGAGCACTGCTGGGCGACGATCCACTCCCGCCCGGGCCGCGAGTTCCACAAGCCGCTCGTCAAGGAGGGCGCCGACCGCCCGCGAGCTGTGCCCTTCCGCTGGT ATAACGCACTAGGCAGCAGCAAGCAGCAGGCCGCGCACCCATCGTTATCCAAACCCGCGGCCGCCGCCAGGCTATTTTAG